In Melanotaenia boesemani isolate fMelBoe1 chromosome 16, fMelBoe1.pri, whole genome shotgun sequence, the following proteins share a genomic window:
- the LOC121655256 gene encoding prolyl-tRNA synthetase associated domain-containing protein 1-like — MDHDQSWADGASELIDQPGPMKAGRRRIPGAAVSDVPSTCVSVFVAPNFHTMSEDLRAELEKCLQTLNIQTSCVEHPPVFTVEEMMPHLQEVSGAVTKNLFLKDKKKKTLWLVSARHDRSVNLNNLAKKLGVGSGNLRFADEAAMLEKLKVGQGCATALALLFDEDQSVKLVLDRDLVEGGHQMVYFHPMTNAATMGLRPDDLLRFLKETGHEPILESFE; from the exons ATGGACCATGATCAGAgctggg CAGATGGCGCCTCTGAGCTCATTGACCAACCCGGTCCCATGAAAGCAGGAAGAAGACGGATTCCAGGTGCAGCTGTTTCTGACGTCCCGTCCACCTGTGTGTCCGTGTTTGTTGCTCCAAATTTCCACACCATGTCGGAGGATCTGCGCGCAGAGCTGGAGAAATGTCTGCAGACTCTGAACATCCAGACGAGCTGCGTGGAGCACCCGCCG GTGTTTACGGTAGAGGAGATGATGCCTCACCTGCAGGAAGTGAGTGGCGCCGTAACTAAAAACCTCTTCCTGaaggacaagaagaaaaaaaccctcTGGCTGGTGTCAGCCCGCCACGACCGCTCG GTGAACCTTAACAACCTTGCTAAAAAGCTGGGTGTTGGCAGCGGCAACCTGCGCTTCGCCGACGAAGCAGCGATGTTGGAAAAACTCAAG GTGGGTCAAGGCTGTGCAACGGCTCTCGCTCTGCTCTTTGATGAGGATCAGAGCGTGAAGTTGGTTTTGGACCGGGACCTGGTGGAAGGAGGCCACCAGATGGTCTACTTCCACCCCATGACCAACGCCGCCACCATGGGGCTCCGACCCGACGACCTGCTGCGCTTCCTCAAAGAGACGGGACACGAGCCCATCCTGGAGAGCTTTGAGTAG